The Faecalibacterium sp. I3-3-89 sequence CCGTCGAGACCGGTGCTGAGATCCGCGTCCCCCTGTTTATCAACGAGGGCGACCACATCCGCATCGATACCCGCACGGGCGAGTATATGGAGCGCGTCTGATACGTTATCGATAAGACCGGGCAGCGGGCGACCGTTTGCCCGGTTTTTTCATAAAATGCTGTTTTGCGATAGGAGGTATTCCCTATGAAGGAAAAAGCTGCATACCTGAAGGGCCTGATCGATGGCCTTGGCATTGATGAGAGCACCAAAGAGGGCAAGGTCATCAAGGCTATGAGCGAGCTGCTGAGCGAGATGGCCGAGGCTGTGGACAGCATCGACGAGGATGTCACCCATGCCTACGACCAGATCAACGACCTGAGCGAAGAGCTGGAAGACCTTGAAGCAGACCTGTACGAAGAGGACGACGCCGAGGACGAGGAAGAAGAGGATGACGCCGATGACGAGACCGAGGCCGACGACAACGCGGATGTGGCAGGTGAGCCTTACTACGAAGTGGCCTGCCCGGCCTGCGGCAAGACCGTCTATGTGAGCGAGGATGACCTCGACGTCGGCGAAGCCATCTGCCCCAGCTGCAAGGTGGCCTTTGAGGTCGCACTGGAAGACCCCGAGGACGACGAAGCAGCCGAGCAGGACGGTCCGGTGCAGTACGAAGTGACCTGCCCCGCC is a genomic window containing:
- a CDS encoding CD1247 N-terminal domain-containing protein; translated protein: MKEKAAYLKGLIDGLGIDESTKEGKVIKAMSELLSEMAEAVDSIDEDVTHAYDQINDLSEELEDLEADLYEEDDAEDEEEEDDADDETEADDNADVAGEPYYEVACPACGKTVYVSEDDLDVGEAICPSCKVAFEVALEDPEDDEAAEQDGPVQYEVTCPACGATSVVDEEALLDGEPVCPNCGKPLDFEVTEE